One genomic region from SAR92 clade bacterium H455 encodes:
- the purD gene encoding phosphoribosylamine--glycine ligase, translated as MNVLVIGSGGREHALAWKVAQSSDVETVYVAPGNAGSAREAKVENIALGIDDFAALADFAANNNVALTIVGPEQPLVDGIVDFFNQRQQPIFGPSMGAAQLEGSKAFTKDFLLRQNIPTGYYQNFTDIDEAMAYLQQVGAPIVIKADGLAAGKGVIVAMTMTEAEAAVKDMLAGNAFGEAGHRVVIEEFLDGEEASFIVMVDGKNVLPMATSQDHKRAADGDTGPNTGGMGAYSPAPVVDDVIYQRIMDEVIYPTVKGMADEGNDYTGFLYAGLMIMADGTPKVIEYNCRFGDPETQPILMRLKSDLVSHCLAALDGALDSEQASWDPRPAVGVVLAAGGYPGSYGKGDAITGLDTESTATAKVFHAGTAIKDDQVVTNGGRVLCATALGNTVAEAQQAAYQLAASVDFKNLYKRSDIAWRAIEREQQG; from the coding sequence ATGAATGTACTGGTTATTGGCTCAGGTGGTCGCGAACACGCTCTAGCATGGAAAGTCGCTCAGAGCAGCGATGTGGAAACTGTCTATGTGGCACCGGGTAATGCCGGCAGCGCCAGAGAAGCCAAGGTGGAAAATATCGCCCTGGGTATAGATGATTTTGCCGCGCTGGCTGACTTTGCTGCCAACAACAATGTCGCTCTGACCATCGTGGGTCCAGAGCAGCCATTGGTCGACGGTATTGTCGACTTCTTTAACCAGCGTCAGCAGCCAATATTTGGCCCCTCCATGGGCGCCGCACAACTTGAGGGTTCGAAAGCCTTCACCAAAGATTTTTTGTTACGCCAAAATATTCCCACCGGCTATTACCAGAACTTTACCGATATAGATGAAGCCATGGCTTACCTGCAACAAGTAGGCGCACCAATTGTGATTAAAGCCGACGGATTGGCCGCAGGTAAAGGTGTGATTGTGGCCATGACCATGACCGAAGCTGAAGCTGCGGTAAAAGATATGCTGGCGGGCAATGCCTTTGGCGAAGCTGGTCATAGAGTGGTGATCGAAGAGTTTCTCGACGGTGAAGAGGCGAGCTTTATTGTCATGGTAGACGGTAAAAATGTTCTGCCCATGGCTACTAGTCAAGATCACAAACGTGCCGCCGATGGCGATACCGGACCCAATACTGGCGGCATGGGGGCTTACTCTCCAGCACCAGTGGTGGACGATGTGATTTATCAGCGCATTATGGACGAAGTAATTTACCCAACGGTTAAGGGCATGGCCGACGAAGGCAATGATTACACAGGCTTCCTTTACGCCGGACTGATGATCATGGCAGATGGCACGCCTAAGGTGATTGAATATAACTGTCGCTTTGGCGATCCAGAAACGCAGCCGATTTTAATGCGTTTAAAATCTGATCTGGTCAGCCACTGTCTTGCAGCACTGGACGGCGCCCTGGATTCAGAACAGGCAAGTTGGGATCCGCGTCCGGCAGTGGGTGTTGTTCTGGCCGCCGGTGGCTATCCCGGCAGCTATGGTAAAGGCGATGCCATAACCGGTCTCGATACCGAAAGCACTGCCACCGCCAAAGTATTTCACGCTGGCACAGCGATTAAGGACGATCAGGTTGTCACTAATGGCGGTCGTGTGCTCTGCGCCACGGCACTGGGCAATACGGTTGCTGAGGCACAGCAGGCAGCCTACCAGCTGGCAGCCAGTGTTGATTTCAAGAATCTTTACAAACGTTCGGATATTGCTTGGCGCGCCATAGAGCGCGAACAGCAAGGCTAA
- a CDS encoding TIGR02206 family membrane protein — MTLWQQFLSVEIEFHSFGAQHLGALTVFALCMLATVWCIRNFDERQNLLFSRRLSIFLVITVIIFSAIKIYFNRFNLLIDLPISLCNLFAILAPLLFWHPNQRRLEVIYFLVMAGTIQAMLTPDLYVGFPSNEFFKYWIVHGGLVVLVIHNIFAFQMYPRLKGILITFGWLNVYSLGLYGLNLLMGANYLYLMNKPGNASILDLLGPWPLYILVGELLAMVFFALFYLPFIYVNKTDQSAKA, encoded by the coding sequence ATGACACTGTGGCAGCAATTTCTCAGCGTCGAAATTGAGTTCCATTCATTTGGTGCGCAACATCTCGGCGCCCTAACAGTGTTTGCACTCTGCATGCTGGCAACGGTCTGGTGCATTCGCAACTTTGATGAGCGCCAGAATCTGCTTTTTAGCCGGCGACTGTCGATTTTTCTAGTCATCACCGTGATCATTTTTAGCGCCATCAAGATCTACTTTAATCGGTTTAATCTCCTCATTGACCTGCCTATATCCCTTTGCAATCTATTTGCCATATTGGCACCGCTGCTATTTTGGCACCCCAATCAACGGCGCCTAGAGGTGATCTACTTTCTGGTAATGGCCGGTACAATACAGGCCATGCTAACCCCCGATCTCTATGTGGGTTTTCCCAGCAACGAGTTTTTTAAATATTGGATCGTCCATGGCGGTCTGGTGGTGCTGGTAATACATAATATCTTTGCCTTCCAGATGTACCCGCGCCTCAAGGGAATCCTGATTACCTTTGGCTGGTTGAACGTCTATTCACTGGGACTCTACGGACTTAATCTGCTGATGGGTGCCAACTACTTGTATTTGATGAATAAGCCGGGCAACGCATCTATTCTGGATCTGCTTGGACCATGGCCGCTGTATATATTGGTGGGCGAATTGCTGGCGATGGTTTTCTTTGCCTTGTTCTATTTGCCGTTTATCTACGTCAACAAGACGGATCAGTCCGCCAAGGCGTAA
- the coq7 gene encoding 2-polyprenyl-3-methyl-6-methoxy-1,4-benzoquinone monooxygenase, with protein MSQSKLKLSVFDHFIVQADQALRTIAGSAPTPQRSSPAKDRVEGQLSEQERKHAAGLMRVNHAGEVCAQALYQGQALTAKLPEVGEQMEAAAAEEVDHLAWCEERINQLDGSTSLLNPVWYAASFGIGAAAGLISDKLSLGFVAATEEQVCNHLQEHLDQLPEDDHKSRAVIEQMLVDEKHHAESALDAGGYPFPTPVKKLMTMVSGAMTASSYRI; from the coding sequence ATGTCCCAGTCAAAACTCAAGCTCTCTGTATTTGATCACTTTATCGTGCAAGCCGATCAGGCCCTGCGCACTATTGCGGGTAGCGCTCCAACGCCACAGCGTAGTTCGCCAGCCAAGGACAGAGTAGAGGGCCAGCTATCGGAGCAGGAGCGCAAGCATGCTGCCGGTTTGATGCGGGTAAATCATGCCGGCGAGGTCTGTGCTCAGGCGCTCTATCAGGGTCAGGCACTCACTGCTAAATTGCCCGAAGTGGGTGAGCAAATGGAAGCAGCAGCAGCTGAAGAGGTTGATCACCTGGCCTGGTGTGAGGAGCGGATTAACCAGCTCGATGGCAGCACCAGCCTGTTAAATCCGGTTTGGTATGCCGCCTCATTCGGCATTGGCGCAGCTGCGGGACTAATCAGTGACAAGCTCAGCCTTGGATTTGTTGCCGCCACCGAAGAGCAGGTATGCAATCATCTACAAGAGCATTTAGATCAACTGCCAGAGGACGATCACAAAAGTCGTGCGGTGATTGAGCAAATGTTAGTGGATGAGAAACATCATGCCGAAAGCGCTCTTGATGCCGGCGGCTATCCTTTCCCCACGCCGGTCAAGAAACTGATGACCATGGTTTCTGGTGCCATGACGGCGAGTAGTTACAGAATCTAG
- a CDS encoding LysR family transcriptional regulator has protein sequence MNLQKLSRLDLNLLVALQALLEEKSVTRAAQRLFITQPAMSRVLQRLRQQLDDPLFTRTGNILIPTPKAQELQLRLPMLLDGILDMVTDGEFDPAGYVGEITIAVPEFIAISLASQLTALLNKYAPGVILSISSETDSVAGELSAGVLDFAIDIKREITTEVTARHLAIFSPSIWMREGHPLAKKSRVTLDEILQYPYVQYYLLIAKRVSARTDARFDRALREQGRSRSKAMVTNQLMTAIETICASDCLMVSAKFGSGMERELYRIVTKTYPDDLPHEGTVPLVLLQHKRTLGSPIHQWLSEKIVDLARDMENPHEPQSMLFD, from the coding sequence ATGAATTTACAAAAACTCTCCCGCCTCGACCTCAATTTACTGGTTGCTCTTCAAGCTCTGCTGGAAGAGAAAAGCGTTACCCGCGCGGCACAGCGGCTGTTTATTACTCAGCCGGCCATGAGTCGAGTGTTGCAGCGCCTGCGTCAGCAGCTGGATGATCCGCTATTTACCCGCACTGGCAATATATTAATTCCCACCCCCAAGGCGCAGGAATTACAGTTGCGCTTGCCAATGTTACTGGATGGTATTCTCGACATGGTCACCGATGGGGAGTTTGACCCGGCCGGTTATGTCGGTGAGATCACCATTGCGGTGCCTGAATTTATTGCTATCTCCCTGGCGTCCCAGTTGACTGCTCTGCTAAATAAATATGCGCCGGGTGTGATCCTGTCGATTTCCAGTGAGACAGATTCTGTGGCGGGGGAGTTATCCGCAGGTGTGCTAGATTTTGCAATTGATATAAAGAGGGAGATCACCACTGAGGTGACCGCTCGTCACCTGGCTATATTTAGTCCCTCTATATGGATGCGAGAGGGACATCCCCTGGCCAAAAAAAGCCGCGTGACCCTCGACGAGATTCTTCAATATCCCTATGTGCAGTATTATCTGTTAATCGCGAAACGTGTAAGTGCGCGGACCGATGCCCGTTTTGATAGAGCTTTGCGAGAGCAGGGGCGCAGCCGTTCCAAGGCGATGGTAACCAATCAGTTGATGACCGCGATTGAAACTATCTGCGCATCTGATTGTTTGATGGTATCGGCCAAGTTTGGTTCTGGTATGGAGCGCGAGCTCTATCGGATTGTTACTAAAACCTATCCAGATGACCTTCCCCACGAGGGCACTGTGCCTCTAGTACTACTGCAGCACAAGCGCACCTTGGGCTCTCCTATTCATCAGTGGTTGTCGGAGAAGATTGTCGATCTGGCTCGTGATATGGAAAATCCCCACGAGCCGCAGTCAATGCTGTTTGATTGA
- a CDS encoding OsmC family protein, translated as MKATIKWVDGVMFLGESGSGHSVVMDGAEAQGGRNMGVRPMEMLLLGLGGCASFDVMSMLTKSRQQVTDCRTEVEAERVDAVPAVFSKIHLHFLVSGTSLKESQVKRAVELSAEKYCSASIMLNAAGVEMSHSYEVIEV; from the coding sequence ATGAAGGCAACAATTAAGTGGGTAGACGGCGTTATGTTTCTCGGCGAATCCGGCAGTGGTCACAGTGTTGTGATGGATGGTGCTGAAGCTCAGGGTGGTCGCAATATGGGTGTTCGCCCCATGGAGATGCTTTTATTGGGCTTGGGTGGCTGTGCGTCCTTTGATGTGATGAGCATGCTCACCAAGAGCCGCCAGCAGGTAACTGATTGCCGCACTGAGGTCGAGGCTGAGCGAGTTGATGCCGTGCCAGCGGTGTTTAGTAAAATTCATCTGCACTTTCTAGTTAGTGGAACCAGCCTTAAAGAGAGCCAGGTTAAGCGCGCCGTTGAGCTCTCAGCTGAAAAGTATTGTTCAGCCTCGATTATGCTCAATGCTGCGGGAGTTGAGATGAGTCATAGCTATGAGGTGATAGAGGTCTGA
- the crp gene encoding cAMP-activated global transcriptional regulator CRP → MAPAPLTPHIENVEEFLSHCHRRRYPAKSTIIYAGDQGDTLYYIIKGSVTVMIEDDSDGKEIILAYLNPGDFFGEMGLFDQEHRSAWIRTKTECEVGEISYAKFIELSNKHPAFLFAISKQVAQRLRDTTRKVRDLAFLDVTGRVARTLLDLCKEPDAMTHPDGMQIKITRQEIGRIVGCSREMVGRVLKELETQGLVSVSGKTMVVFGTR, encoded by the coding sequence TTGGCGCCTGCACCTCTGACACCACATATTGAGAATGTGGAAGAGTTTTTATCCCACTGCCACAGACGTCGGTATCCGGCGAAAAGCACCATAATCTACGCCGGTGACCAGGGAGATACCCTCTATTACATTATTAAGGGTTCGGTCACGGTGATGATTGAAGATGATAGTGACGGCAAAGAGATCATTCTCGCCTACCTTAACCCGGGTGATTTTTTCGGTGAAATGGGCCTCTTCGACCAGGAGCATCGCAGCGCTTGGATCCGCACCAAAACCGAATGCGAAGTAGGGGAAATCAGCTACGCGAAGTTCATAGAGCTGAGCAATAAACACCCCGCATTTCTCTTCGCCATCAGCAAGCAGGTTGCTCAACGCCTTAGAGATACCACCCGCAAAGTCCGGGATTTAGCTTTTCTTGATGTCACCGGTCGAGTGGCGAGAACCTTGCTTGATCTTTGCAAAGAACCAGACGCCATGACCCATCCAGACGGTATGCAGATTAAAATTACGCGCCAGGAGATCGGACGCATAGTTGGCTGCTCAAGAGAGATGGTTGGCCGGGTACTGAAAGAGCTTGAGACTCAGGGACTGGTTTCCGTGTCGGGCAAAACCATGGTGGTGTTTGGGACTCGTTAA
- the trpC gene encoding indole-3-glycerol phosphate synthase TrpC: MSSDTPTILKKILARKHEEIAERSALVSIAQLIEKAQSAESPRGFAAALEAKLTAGQSAVIAEIKKASPSKGVIREDFDPAAIAESYERGGAACLSVLTDVDFFQGADKYLQMAREATQLPVIRKDFIIDDYQVYEARAMSADCILLIVSALTEEQLAHLHDLAISLGMDVLIEVHDGAELEIALKLDNPMVGINNRNLHSFEVSLDNTYQLLDKIPAGKIVITESGIHSADDVAAMRGHNVNSFLVGEAFMRSEEPGQRLAEMFA; this comes from the coding sequence ATGAGCTCAGATACACCCACCATTCTAAAAAAAATCCTCGCCCGCAAGCATGAAGAAATTGCCGAGCGCAGTGCCTTGGTTTCCATTGCCCAGCTAATTGAAAAAGCGCAGTCCGCGGAGTCTCCTAGAGGATTCGCCGCAGCACTTGAAGCCAAGCTTACCGCTGGCCAATCTGCAGTGATTGCCGAAATTAAAAAGGCCTCTCCGAGTAAAGGGGTTATCCGTGAAGACTTTGATCCAGCCGCCATCGCCGAAAGCTATGAGCGGGGTGGTGCAGCCTGTCTGTCCGTGCTGACCGACGTGGATTTCTTTCAGGGTGCAGATAAGTATCTGCAGATGGCGCGTGAGGCCACGCAACTGCCGGTTATCCGCAAAGATTTTATTATCGATGATTATCAGGTCTACGAAGCTCGCGCCATGAGCGCCGATTGCATTCTATTAATTGTCTCAGCATTGACCGAAGAACAGCTAGCTCACCTCCATGATTTGGCAATATCATTGGGAATGGACGTACTGATCGAAGTTCACGATGGAGCTGAGCTGGAAATAGCGCTTAAGTTGGATAACCCAATGGTAGGTATCAATAACCGCAACCTCCACAGTTTTGAGGTCTCCCTCGACAACACCTATCAGCTGCTCGATAAAATCCCTGCTGGGAAAATTGTTATCACCGAGAGTGGCATACACAGCGCCGATGATGTGGCTGCTATGCGCGGCCACAATGTGAACAGCTTTTTGGTGGGTGAGGCCTTTATGCGTAGCGAAGAGCCGGGTCAGCGGTTGGCAGAGATGTTCGCTTAA
- the trpD gene encoding anthranilate phosphoribosyltransferase, translating to MDIKQALEIVVLGTNLSAPEMRDVMRQIMTGNASDAQIGAFLIALRMKGESIDEIAGAVEVMRELATGVKVSGEGLVDIVGTGGDESNLFNVSTAATFVVAAAGGSVAKHGNRSVSSNSGAADVLEAAGVNLNLSPEQVALCVQELGVGFMFAPAHHSAMKHAIGPRRELGLRTIFNILGPMTNPAGVTRQLIGVYDQALCKPMAEVLGRLGAEHIMVVHSADGLDEISIATETAVAEYREGVIREYSIAPEDFMIERQSLDGLSVDNAEQSLELIKDALGKQATANGTKAADLIALNAGAALYVAGCAGSIKEGVAMAQDAIGAGLARAKLTDLATFTQVQQDA from the coding sequence ATGGATATCAAACAGGCATTAGAAATCGTTGTATTGGGTACAAATCTTAGCGCTCCGGAAATGCGCGATGTAATGCGCCAGATTATGACCGGCAATGCCAGTGATGCTCAGATCGGTGCTTTTCTCATCGCTCTGCGCATGAAAGGCGAGAGTATCGATGAGATAGCTGGCGCCGTTGAAGTTATGCGCGAGCTGGCGACTGGCGTGAAAGTATCCGGCGAAGGTCTAGTGGATATAGTCGGCACTGGTGGCGATGAGTCCAATCTGTTTAATGTCTCCACTGCCGCCACTTTTGTGGTTGCCGCGGCTGGTGGTTCTGTTGCTAAACACGGCAATCGCTCCGTTAGCAGCAACAGTGGTGCTGCTGATGTACTCGAAGCCGCTGGTGTTAATTTAAATCTCAGTCCCGAGCAGGTGGCGCTCTGCGTACAGGAGTTGGGTGTTGGTTTTATGTTTGCGCCAGCTCATCACAGTGCCATGAAACATGCGATTGGCCCGCGCCGTGAACTGGGCCTGCGAACCATTTTTAATATCCTTGGCCCCATGACCAATCCCGCTGGGGTTACCCGCCAGCTCATTGGTGTCTATGACCAAGCCCTGTGCAAGCCCATGGCCGAGGTGCTCGGACGTTTGGGTGCCGAGCATATTATGGTAGTGCACTCCGCTGACGGCCTAGATGAAATTAGTATTGCCACGGAGACTGCAGTAGCTGAATACAGAGAGGGTGTTATCAGGGAATACAGTATTGCCCCTGAAGACTTTATGATAGAGCGTCAGAGCCTCGATGGTTTGAGCGTGGATAACGCAGAGCAGTCCCTAGAGCTGATTAAAGATGCCCTGGGCAAACAGGCAACTGCCAATGGCACAAAGGCCGCTGATCTGATCGCTCTTAACGCCGGTGCGGCACTTTATGTGGCTGGCTGTGCCGGTAGCATTAAAGAGGGTGTGGCCATGGCGCAGGACGCCATAGGCGCAGGATTGGCGCGGGCTAAATTAACTGATCTAGCGACCTTTACTCAGGTTCAGCAAGACGCTTAA
- a CDS encoding aminodeoxychorismate/anthranilate synthase component II, whose amino-acid sequence MILMIDNYDSFTYNIVQYLAELKADVQVYRNDEISIADIERLAPEKIVISPGPCTPSQAGISVETITHFAGRLPILGVCLGHQSIAQAFGGKIVRAKQVMHGKTSPMHHSNSGVFAGLTNPFEATRYHSLVIEQSSLPSCLEITAWTEHKDGSLDEIMGVRHKTLPIEGVQFHPESILTQHGHDLLNNFLKG is encoded by the coding sequence ATGATTTTAATGATCGATAACTATGACTCGTTTACCTACAACATTGTCCAGTACCTCGCCGAGCTAAAGGCCGATGTCCAGGTCTATCGCAATGACGAGATTAGCATTGCTGATATCGAGCGTTTGGCACCGGAGAAAATTGTTATCTCGCCAGGCCCCTGTACACCTAGTCAAGCGGGTATTTCTGTCGAGACCATTACGCACTTTGCCGGTCGTCTGCCGATTCTCGGTGTTTGCCTTGGTCACCAGAGTATTGCCCAGGCTTTTGGTGGCAAGATTGTCCGAGCAAAGCAAGTGATGCACGGCAAAACCTCGCCAATGCACCACAGTAATAGCGGCGTATTTGCCGGATTGACTAATCCTTTTGAGGCAACCCGATATCATTCCTTGGTAATCGAGCAGAGCAGCCTGCCAAGCTGTCTTGAAATCACAGCTTGGACCGAACATAAAGATGGTAGTCTCGACGAGATTATGGGGGTGCGCCACAAAACACTGCCCATCGAAGGCGTGCAATTTCATCCGGAATCAATCCTGACCCAGCACGGCCATGACCTGCTGAATAATTTCCTCAAAGGTTAA
- the trpE gene encoding anthranilate synthase component I produces MTPEKFAELACQEYNRIPVTREVLADLETPLSVYLKLAFGPNSYLFESVQGGEKWGRYSLIGLHTSTVLKVFGSRLEIIRDGKPMVNRQTSDPLAEVERFRQLFSMPDLPNLPRFTGGLVGYFGYDTVRFVEPKLAHSAPPDALGTPDILLMASDEVAIFDNLSGTIMLVVHVDAKDQDALAKAQARLDELEAKLEQPTPQLPPMSMSGDGISEKDFVSSFGEQDFKAAVNKVKDYVMAGDVMQVVPSQRLSAPFRAEPINLYRALRRLNPSPYMYFLDLDGFHIVGSSPEVLARLEDGEVTVRPIAGTRKRGATVEEDQAMEDEMLADPKEIAEHLMLIDLGRNDVGRISKTGTVEVTEKMVVERYSHVMHITSNVVGQVNDDMGALEVLKATLPAGTLSGAPKIRAMEIIDELEPVKRNIYGGAVGYIGWNGNMDTAIAIRTAVIKDNMLHVQAGAGVVADSVPELEWKETNNKARALMRAAAMVCEKASGESK; encoded by the coding sequence ATGACACCCGAAAAATTTGCCGAATTAGCCTGCCAAGAATACAACCGTATTCCCGTTACCCGCGAAGTGCTGGCTGATCTAGAAACCCCCCTTAGTGTTTATTTAAAGTTGGCTTTTGGGCCAAACTCCTACCTATTTGAATCAGTGCAGGGCGGCGAGAAGTGGGGCCGTTATTCTCTGATAGGCCTGCACACCTCCACGGTTCTCAAAGTCTTTGGTAGCCGACTGGAAATTATTCGCGACGGCAAGCCTATGGTTAATCGTCAGACCAGTGATCCCCTGGCTGAGGTGGAGCGATTCCGCCAGCTATTTAGTATGCCCGACCTGCCAAACTTGCCGCGATTTACTGGTGGCCTAGTGGGCTACTTTGGCTATGACACCGTGCGTTTTGTGGAGCCTAAGTTAGCCCATAGCGCCCCCCCAGACGCACTGGGGACTCCAGATATCTTGCTGATGGCTTCGGACGAGGTGGCGATCTTCGATAACCTCTCTGGCACCATCATGTTAGTGGTTCATGTGGATGCTAAAGACCAAGATGCTCTAGCTAAAGCGCAAGCCCGACTAGATGAGCTTGAGGCCAAGCTTGAACAGCCAACACCGCAATTGCCGCCGATGAGTATGTCTGGTGACGGGATCTCTGAAAAAGATTTTGTCTCGAGTTTTGGCGAGCAGGATTTCAAAGCCGCAGTGAATAAAGTTAAAGACTATGTCATGGCCGGTGATGTAATGCAGGTGGTGCCATCCCAGCGTCTCTCAGCCCCTTTTCGCGCCGAGCCGATTAATCTCTACCGCGCGCTGCGTCGGCTTAATCCCTCTCCCTACATGTACTTCCTCGACCTCGACGGCTTTCATATTGTCGGTTCGTCCCCAGAGGTTCTCGCCCGTCTCGAAGATGGCGAAGTTACGGTTCGACCTATAGCTGGCACCCGTAAACGTGGAGCAACGGTGGAAGAAGATCAGGCTATGGAAGATGAGATGCTCGCCGACCCTAAAGAAATTGCAGAGCACCTAATGCTGATTGATTTGGGTCGCAACGATGTGGGCCGTATCAGTAAAACTGGTACTGTCGAAGTCACTGAAAAGATGGTCGTTGAGCGCTACTCCCATGTTATGCATATCACCTCTAATGTAGTCGGCCAAGTAAACGATGATATGGGTGCTCTGGAAGTGCTTAAGGCGACATTGCCCGCTGGCACCTTGAGCGGTGCGCCAAAAATTCGCGCCATGGAAATTATTGATGAGCTCGAGCCAGTGAAGCGTAATATCTACGGCGGAGCGGTGGGCTATATAGGTTGGAACGGCAATATGGATACCGCTATCGCCATCCGCACTGCGGTTATCAAAGACAATATGCTCCATGTTCAGGCTGGAGCCGGTGTAGTAGCCGATTCGGTCCCCGAGCTTGAGTGGAAAGAGACCAACAATAAAGCCCGAGCCCTTATGCGCGCAGCAGCAATGGTTTGCGAGAAAGCTTCTGGAGAGTCGAAATGA
- the rpe gene encoding ribulose-phosphate 3-epimerase — protein MTEFLIAPSILSANFARLGEEVDAVLEAGADVVHFDVMDNHYVPNLTIGPMVCKALRDHGVTAPIDVHLMVQPVDDLIRMFADVGATYITFHPEASNHVDRSLQLIRDLGCRAGLVLNPATSLETVRWVMDRMDMLLLMSVNPGFGGQKFIPATLNKLAAARQLIDSSGHDIRLEIDGGVTVKNIREIAAAGADTFVAGSAIYGADDYAEVIAKMRSELAQA, from the coding sequence ATGACTGAATTTTTGATTGCTCCATCCATCCTATCTGCCAACTTTGCCCGCCTCGGCGAAGAGGTTGATGCGGTTCTTGAAGCCGGTGCAGATGTTGTCCATTTTGATGTTATGGACAACCACTATGTGCCCAATCTGACGATCGGACCTATGGTCTGTAAAGCACTGCGTGACCATGGTGTCACCGCCCCCATCGATGTGCATCTGATGGTGCAGCCTGTGGATGATTTGATCCGCATGTTTGCCGATGTTGGCGCAACCTACATTACCTTCCATCCCGAAGCCTCCAATCACGTCGATCGCTCGCTGCAGCTGATTCGCGATCTCGGCTGCAGGGCCGGCTTGGTCTTAAATCCAGCAACCAGTCTAGAAACCGTGCGCTGGGTGATGGATCGAATGGATATGTTGTTACTGATGTCAGTCAACCCGGGTTTTGGTGGTCAGAAATTTATTCCGGCTACACTGAATAAACTAGCGGCAGCGCGTCAGCTGATCGATAGCAGTGGCCATGATATTCGTCTAGAAATTGATGGCGGTGTCACGGTAAAAAATATCCGTGAGATCGCTGCGGCCGGAGCAGATACCTTTGTCGCCGGTTCGGCAATCTATGGCGCCGATGACTATGCTGAGGTTATCGCTAAGATGCGCAGCGAATTGGCACAGGCATAA